DNA sequence from the Armigeres subalbatus isolate Guangzhou_Male chromosome 1, GZ_Asu_2, whole genome shotgun sequence genome:
CTGCTTGCAGGCTAGAAGGGTAATTAGTATCGACGACTTCGTTCTTATTTGCATTGCAAACAACGCATTTGATTGAACGTGACGCTATAGTCGCCGCACCAAAAGtgtttatttctttcccgatgTTTCTCAGAAAGGTATAAGCTTGGTTTATACTTTACTGCGATGCGATGATTCAGAGCATGCCGGCTTCTAGTAGGTTGCTGTACAACGTTATGACATTCTCTGCAAACGATTACTGCGATTAACGCTTTTCTATCAACTTCCACCAGGATTACTTGGTCAGCGGACTCCGTCTGGAACACGAACTCGTTAAGGAGCAGGCTGTGAGTTTATAAATGTTTTGTACAGGGTTAATCTATGAATGGAATCCCAGGAATATCTGCCCACTGTTGCATCTGTGACGTTCCGGTACAATGTGCCGTTCAAGCATGAGTAATGGATTGCAATTCTAATTTGTATTGGCGACTGTCGGACTCGTGCATCGCTTATCAGGTCATAAATAGAATAGCGTATAAGTCGCGTGGACAATATCAGTGGAGTGGACAACTTCCACTGATAACCTAATAAATCAACTGAGCTGCATGCAGGCTACCGGTATGCCTATTTTTGTTTTGGAACAGATGCTCGTATTTATCTTACTGTTTCCGGCGTTATcacatttaatatttttgtttatcATTTACGCAAAAGGTATTTTCACTTTCGTACTGACCTTATCAAAATAAGCGAGTGTCATTTAAACTTGTATTCGTTTTTCTGTTACACGATAAGTTGGGGCAGATATATTAGTCATAAATATGAATGTTGTATGTCCATCAAAATTACACCCGGAAATTCGAATCAATCATCAAAACCTCATTTGAGCAGTAATTTATGTGTAGCCCCAATGTGATAGCATGCGAGGTGTCTcatcaaaaataattgcctcCCTCAGATTTCCCGTAGATTGAATGTGATCCGAAATGGCGCGCTTAACTAATTCAGCACATGTGCCTCTAACTAACTGAACCTGGGTGGCGCTGGATAACTAATCCTTAAATCATTCAGGTTGATGATCCTCCTGTTGAACTATATCCATGTTCGCTCCAACAGGATGAACCTTCGACACGGACGAGCGGCGAGAGTTTTGTCGCAATCCACGTCGATGCGTTGGGTGCAAAAGAACAACTGCGGCCCTCACTTCGCGGTTTGTCCATTATTGCGATAAGCTTCCTCCCGAAAGATTTCACACTACAGGAAGTACAATCGGCAACACGGGAAGTGGTCGCTGGTGTCCGATATGAACTTGTCGTCAAGGCCTTAGATCGTGAACAATTGGAAGTCTATTGTAAACTAACTGTACTGGAAAAACCTTGGTTGACCACAGAGATTGGCGACAAGTACCGTACACTGGAGTACTCGAATTGTACATCCGGAGAAGAGACAACCGAAAGAGTAGAGATAGTGACAAAACTACACCCAATGTTTGACCCAAGTTTGCGATCACAACAGGAGATGAATCCTTCAAGGTTTAAAGATTTAGTGAGTCAAATTATTATCGAGAAAAAGCTCGTGGTCAGTAGTACCCCCAATAGTGAGGTGATCCTTACAACCACCACCGAGAAATCGAGTACGCCAGTACTCAGCGAATCTTCGAAAGATGTCCTTGATCAGTTGTTCATGTTTGGAAGTCAAGCTCAACCACCACGTAGAATAGCAACTAGTACCAACGAACGTGAAAAGGAAGTTGATGAAGAATTAATCATTCCGAAAAAAGTAGTACAACCTCAATCGGAGGTGACCACTACGGAGACAGCACCTTTGGAAACGACCACAATATCGCTTGACCAACAGGTTCAATTTACATTCGAGGAAGTGTTCAAAACTCATCAAGAAATACAGAAAGCGTTGGACGAAGTTATCCATCGAGGGGGTGGCCGAGAAGTGCAACAAAAATACGAACCGGTGTTTGCCTCGCTTCTTCAAAAGGTTAAAACCAGTATTGATAACTACTATAGAACTGTTAATCCTGGCGGGGGTGATGCTAACGTGGACACGGCGGCATTCGTCATCAGAGACAGTACTGCTTCTTTACAGAATTCTATCCCAGCAAAACTAAACAATGATCAACATTCTTCAGAGAGCAACGATTCCGACgatcaacagcaacaacaattgATTCAACCGGACTTCAGTTTGCAGACATCTAAACCGCCGAAGATCGACTCGATCGTGATGCACTTCAGCGATGACAGCGACGAACAACAGCAAGAAACTGTTCAACGAACACAAACACGGGAGGAGTTGATTCGGGACTTAAACGTTGATGACTCCCAACAGCGCAACAAACGTGCTCCCGGTTCGCATTCTTTCGAGCATAAACCTTTCGACTCTAACCCATTCTTCGGCAGTCATTCTCACGAATCGCACGAACAGCACGGTTATAATCCGCTGATTAACTTCAGTCCGTATAATGCTTTGGATCCGTACAATTCGGTCGATCGTTACCTGGAATATCCGTACCACAGAAATAAGCGATTCGTTGAGATGAATTTGGCCGAAGCTGACCCCAAGCAGACATCCGAAATAGAGAAGGTCGTAAGCGAAGCGATCCAGATGCTGGACCATATGGATGCGGATCTATTCAAGCGAATACTGCTCGAGGTGATCAGTGTCAAGCGGATCAATCAGTTTGGCAGCGCCGTCGAACAGAAGGGAGACCTGTATGTGGCCCGGGTTGTCACCGCGAACTCGCACTGCGTCGAGGAGATCGAGGATTCGGTCAAGTGCAAGTCTCTGCTCATCGATGGCAGCAATAAGTTCTGCACACTTGAGGTTTTGTGATTCTTGTGTCGGGTTGAAGTGAAAGATTGACGAGAATTGAATTTTTGGGTTTGTTCTTTtcgttgtttttatttcatgacaGATTCGAGACAAGGACAAAGAAGTGCGCCTGGTGAAGTCGGAGTGCGTTCCAAATAAGCTGCTGGGTGGATTACATGAGGTGGATCTCACTGAGCCGGAACATCAGCAGCGGATTCAAGCTGGCTTGAAGGGATACGCGAAGGGGAAGAATAGGTAAGATTTTTAATAAGGTAGAAATCGTTGGTTAAGAAAGAGCTTGCATTTCTTGAAGTTGCTTTACATTTTTCGTCGAACAAGAAGTTACGTTGACATCATTCTACATTGTCCGCGACGCTTCTAAGTACATACGTTCTTGATGTATGCTAGCGGTTGTCAAACTTTTTCTTATGAGgcaccccttcgaacttttacattcattgaggtacccccaattttttttcgctgtgAGTGAAAATAAGCAAAGCTTATgagatatatgaaaaacggacttttggaggcttcctattgaaattaggtttctgagcctcttaaagggaggcttccgagcctcttgaaaggaggcttccgagcctcttgaagggaggcttccgagcctcttgaagggaggcttccgagcctcttgaagggaggcttccgagcctcttgaaaggaggcaaccgagcctcttgaaaggaggcttctgagcctcttgaaaggaggcttccgagcctcttgaaaggaggcttccgagcctcttgaaaggaggcttccgagcctcttgaaaggaggcttccgagcctcttgaaaggaggcttccgagcctcttgaaaggaggcttccgggcctcttgaaaggaggcttccgagcctcttgaaaggaggcttccgagccttttgaaaggaggcttccgagcctcttgaaaggaggcttccgagcctcttgaaaggaggcaaccgagcctcttgaaaagaggcttccgagcctcttgaaagtaggcttccgagcctcttgaaaggaggcttccggccctcttgaaaggaggcttccggccctcttgaaaggaggcttccggccctcttgaaaggaggcttccggccctcttgaaaggaggcttccggccctcttgaaaggaggcttccggccctcttgaaaggaggcttccggccctcttgaaaggaggcttccggccctcttgaaaggaggcttccggccctcttgaaaggaggcttccggccctcttgaaaggaggcttccggccctcttgaaaggaggcttccggccatcttgaaaggaggcttccggccctcttgaaaggaggcttccggccctcttgaaaggaggcttccggccctcttgaaaggaggcttccggccctcttgaaaggaggcttccggccctcttgaaaggaggcttccggccctcttgaaaggaggcttccggccctcttgaaaggaggcttccggccctcttgaaaggaggcttccggccctcttgaaaggaggcttccggccctcttgaaaggaggcttccggccctcttgaaaggaggcttccggccctcttgaaaggaggcttccgagcctcttgaaaggaggctttcgatcctcttggaaggaggctttcgatcctcttgaaaggaacctttcgagcctcttgaaaggaggcttcctgccctcttgaaaggaggcttccggccctcttgaaaggaggcttccggcaatcttgaaaggaggcttccacgcctcttgaaaggaggcttccggccctcttgaaaggaggcttccggctctcttaaaaggaggcttccggccctcttaaaaggaggctcccgcgcctcttgaaaggaggctcccgcgtctcttgaaaggaggctcccgcgtctcttgaaaggaggctcccgagcctcttgaatggaggctcccgcgcctcttgaaaggaggcttccgcgcctcttgaaaggaggcttccgcgcctcttgaaaggaggcttccgcacctcttgaaaggaggcttccgcacctcttgaaagggggcttccgcgcctcttgaaaggaggcttccgcgcctcttgaaaggaggcttccgcgcctcttgaaaggaggcttccgcgcctcttgaaaggaggcttccacgccTCATTACATACCGTTAAAACATAATCAAATTAGACAATATTTCATTCAACACACGACATCTTCCAGAGCATCCCGTTTCATCATCCGCTGCGGTACGGTTCAGATCGTAGCCGGGACCATCCATCGCTACACGGTCGATCTGGTGGACAAAGATGACCAAGTGACCAATACGTGCAGCGTTAAGATCTACACCCCACTGCGGGACACACCGGAGTATACTTTCAATTGCCAGGATGTGTCACGGCGCGTCGCTCGTGACGTCGAACGTAAGAAGCTCAGCAAGGGTCCAAAAACCGGCGCCCCTCTGGAATTGACCCCAGAAGAGTTCGGCAAGTCGGAACACACAGAACGGATACAGAGCATACTGCTGACTGCGGGAGGTGAAAATAATGAACGCAAGTACAAAATCGTTGAAGCTACGCAGCAGGTGGTGGCAGGAACCCTCTATACCTACAAACTGGTCTTCACCGATGATCCTGATAAGCGCGTCTGCAAGCTTACCTCACATGAGCGGCCTTGGCTTAAGGAAAAGTCACCAGCTGAAGCCAAAAAAGTTTCTTTCTCCTGCCCAGACGTAAACAAAGACCGATCTAAACGAGAGGTCTGTGCTGGATGCCCTGCGGCGTTGTCGTCTAATGACCTACAAGACGACGAACACAAACAACGCGTGAACAAGATTTTGCTAGCCAAAGTAGTTGGATCGCCGGGTGAACTCGAATCTCTATCGCCACAAATAATTAATGCCACAAGTCAGGTAGTTCAGGGCACTCTGTACACCTACTTTGTTAGTTTCGACTTGCAAGGTTCCCGTCAGATCTGCAAAATGACCTCTTGGGAGCGCCTTTGGTTGAAGGGAGATGATGCCTATCAATACACTGCATCATGCACCGAACAGGTAGACTCCAATGCGGTAAGAAAACGCTCCAAACGATCCTTTTGCGTCGGATGTCAGGCAGGTCTAAGTTCGGAAGAGCTGAAAAGTCCGGAACACAAGGGACGTGTCATTAAGATTTTATTGAGCAAGGTGGCAGGATCTGAAGCGCAACTCCAAACCATGTCTCCCGAATTAATCAACGCTACCAGTCAGGTGGTGCAGGGCACTTTGTACACCTATTTTGTTGGATACATCGTAGACGGTGCGCGTAAGGTATGCAAACTGACCTCATGGGAACGACCTTGGTTGTCGGGAGACGAAGCCTATCAATACACAGCCGAATGTGGATCGGAACAGGATGACACCTACACGCTACGCAAACGAAGGTCTAGAAGCAAACGAGGTTCTAAATCGAGTCGTGCCGATGAGAGCACTGTTGCGCGTGTCCGTCGCCATGCCAAGAAAACAGGGGCCTCGAACGAACTATCTGCCGAAGATTTGAAGGACAGAAGTCACATTGAGCGGATTAAGGCCGGTTTGGTGGCTTACAACACGGAAAAGTCCAAGTCGTATGAGTGAGTACTTTGCAATAATTGTTTTAAATGTGTGTACCTATAGtagtatttattttttctttcagcGACTTTGAAATCGTCAAAGGCTCAGTTCAGTTGGTGGCCGGTTCATTATACAAGTACACGTTCAAGGTGAAGGGTGAACCGGAAGTAGTCTGTAAAATTTCCGTGTGGGAACGCATTTGGATGGATACCCAGGAgcaacgcaaatacaacgtGAAATGCGACGGAGATGATGAACCGGAAAAGGATCAGTCGCTTACCAATGCAAAGCGTTCTATTCGCTCCATTCGTCCTCGGCAGTCCGATGGCGACGGTGAGGGCCACTATTCCAAAGGCGAAGACCACGCCCGGCATCTGTTTGAGAAGTTTAAGTTGAAGCACAGTCGCCAGTACCAGAGCAGCTTGGAGCACGAGATGCGATTCCGAATTTTCAAGAACAATCTGTTCAAAATCGAACAGTTGAACAAGTACGAACAGGGTACGGCCAAATACGGCATTACGCATTTCGCCGATATGACTAGCGCCGAGTACAGACAGAGAACTGGGCTGGTTGTACCCAGAGACGGTAGCGACAACCATGTGGGTAATCCGATGGCCGAGATTGACGAGCACATGGAAGTTCCGGATGCATTCGATTGGCGTCAGCTGGGCGCTGTTTCGCAGGTGAGTCATATTTATTCTAGATTTTTGGAATTGCATAAAACGCTAAATGTGGCACGCAACAGTGTGTTACGATTCTTGTGTTGCTGCAACTGAAAAGATGGTGTATTCCAACATTTCCGGGTCCCCTCTATAATGTTAGCATGAAAAAACACGGCCAAAGGTAATAGATTGTAATTATAAGGTTCCACTTGAGGATGAGGCTGATTCATGCTTTCAACAATTCTTGCTCATCTTGATATACTTAACGTCTACATACATTATGTAGTGTATTTAtcatgaaaatatatttctaattttattcAAAGGGTTATATTGATCAGCTGTATGTTTAGGTGTGCTCCTGCACGGGTGGTGATAACTTGAACAGATTCACAACACATCGGACAGCATGTCCGTCTGGATTTGACTTGAGTAAGAATGAACGTCGTTTCTTTATTGTATCTTTCTTAAATACTAGTTTACAATTGTCTTCTTGCGTTCAGGTACGTGACCCAAACACGTGAGtaggtaaaataataatataacggTGTGGTGTCTGACATTGGAAGTGTGCTTAAGGTTAAGGCGTTTATTGTTGATGTTTATAATGTGATGTTTTGGGCAAGACCCGTTAGTGGGTTTGTTTTAGGTAAAACCGTAAAGAGTACTTTTCGTAGACAAATGACAGTGACAAGATAATGGTAGCTAATTAGGTATTCGATAATTTATGCTAATGGGTTTATCCTTATTGCTGATTGTTGGATTTTCCTGACATGATATGCTAGTATGCTACACCTCCCCCCTTTAGGAGAATGGTGTAACCAttcgaaaagaataaaaaaatatatataatttcAATATGAAGTGATGTACGCTCCTAACTTTTTACGCTTTAATCAATCTATTTTTGTGAACTTTGGACTGTTTATTTGTGACCGTATGTTTGATTATACAATTTGGTTCTTCTGATTTAATTATTACGTATGGGCCGATGTAAAAGGGTCTAATTTCTTCCTATTTTCGTTTGTGATATAAACTTTATCTCCTACGCTTAATAAAATAgggtttgtatttgtatttgctgCAATTTGTCGGTTTTGTTTACTCTGAATCAAGCTATCTCTAGCTATTTGGTTGGAGTTTTGGAGTCTAAATTTTAGTTCGGCATCATACTGATCAAGATTATAAATTGGTTCAATTGTTgagtttaaatttttagaatctTGCGGTAGCCTAGCTTTCTTGCCGAATACTAACTCATAAGGAGTGTAGCCATGTTCGGTGTGTGGTGTAGTATTGAATGTGAATTCATAAAATTTTACCCAATCATCCCAATCTGTTTGATGAGCATTGGTGAAACATCTCAGATATTCGTTTAAACATCTGTGATTTCTCTCCAGTGCTCCAATTGACTGTGGGTGGTATGCTgtcgaaaaattttgttttatttccaaTAGTTTACAAATTCGTTCCATAACCTCATTATTATACTCTGATCCTTGGTCAGTTCTAATTTCCAAGAATGATCCATAGATCAGGATAAAATTGTATACTAGTGCTCTGGCTAATATTGCAGCTTCCTTTGTAGGTactggtacaagtaccacataTTTAGTTAAATTACATTGTATTGTCAAAATATACCTGTTCCTTTATCAGTTCTTGTCAGTGGACCTGCAGTGTCTACTGAAAGGACTTCAAATGGTCTAGAAGGAGTCGTAGTGACTACTTCTGGCTGCTTAGTATGTCTGGTTACTTTATTCACCttacatttttcacaatttctgacaaagtttgatattaaatttttcatgtttttgaaCTTATATATTTCTCTCAATTTTAAATATAGCCGATGTTGGCCTATATGACCTCCGTAGGTGTCATGTGATAATGTGTTAGTATTTCATTGATAACCTCTTCATTTTCTATAAACGTCTGGGGTTTATAAAGTATTATCTCGTACGTGGAAATGGCATTGTTTGCGATTTCCTTGAGTGTATGGAGCGagataaaattaaatatttcgtTTTCCGTTGAGAGTGCTAGCTTATCTCTCTTGTAATGCTTCATATATTTCGATATTTCTAGAAGAGCAAACtctaaagcttgacttccattTTCGCGCGTGAATGTTACGTTAACTGTTCCTAGCATCTTTCTATAATTATGATTAAAATGGACATCCTTAACCGATTGTTGTGCACGCTACCATCGAGTTTAAGGAGTTTATTGGTCTGAGAAGGGTTCTCAGTTTGCCAAGCTGTGAGGTGATCAGTCTCACTGCTAGCTTCCTGTGAATCCGTGGGTATTTTTaatgtttctttcttctttgtcaTGGCTCTTGTGTTAACCACAAGAACACTTAGACTTTTAAGTTGTTCTGAAGTAGTAGGAATTACAATACGTGAGAGCGCGTCCGCACAAACGTTTGCTTTTCCCGCTACGAACTCGATATCGAAATTAAAATCTTCTAAATCAACTCTCATCCTAGtgagttttgacgtaggatttttCATATTGAATAGGTATACCAGAGGCCTATGGTCTGTTCTAACCAAGAACCTTCTTCCGTACAAATATGGTGTGAAATAGTTAACTGCCCAATGGATTGCTGTTAACTCTTTTTCGATTATTGGTTTATTACGTTCACCGGGTGTGAAACTTTTGCTTGCAAAAGCAACTGGGAAATCTccatcttcgtacatttgggagagtactgcACCACATGCTATATCTGACGCGTCTGTAGTGAcaataaatttctttgaaaaatctggGTAGCGTAAAATTTGGGGTGACATTAGATACTGTTTGAGTTTCTGGAAACCTTCTTCATGGGCCTTGGTCCATTGAAATGTTGAACCTTTCTTTTGTAATTCGTTTAATGGTTTGGCAATGTGCGCGAAGTTTGGCACAAACTTCCTGTAGTAATTGCAGAACGCTACAAATCTGCGTGCCTCTTCAGCATTCGTGGGTCTAGGAAAATTTTTCAATACATCGAATTTGGAGTCATCTGGAAGTATTCCTTTATCGGTAATTTTATGACCGAGATAGGTAACCTCAGTCCGAAAAATTTACATTTGCTGGCATTAAGTTTTAAATTGTAATGCCTTAAACGCTCAAATGTTTTTCGTAAGTTATCAAGGTGATGATCAGCAGAACATCCTGTAACTACAATATCATCAATGTAGATGAACGCACATTCTGGAGTAAGTCCAGCCATTGCTATGttcatcattctctgaaaactgTTGGGACTGATATTTAAACCAAAAGGTAATCGTTTAAACTGGAAATGACCCGAGGAAGTAGAGAATGCGGTGTACTTCCTGGATTCTTGGTCTAGTGGGATTTGATGGAATCCTGACATAAGATCAAGAGTACTGAAGTACTTTGCTCTTCCCAATTGGTCCAAAATTGTGTCTATGCGTGGTAGTGGAAATTTATCTGCTAATACCTTTTGTTTAATTGCCTGAAGTCCACTACAAGTCTCCATTTTTTTGAACTATCATCAGACTTTTTCGGTACTAGGAGAATTGGGGAATTGTAAGAAGACACTGAAGGTTCAATAATGTCttcatccagaagttttttCACCTGACTTTGAATTTCTTCTTGTTGCGAATGTATGGATTTATAATTTGGTATGTACACGGGTGAAGTATCCTGTAATGGGATATGCTGTGAATAAAATTGTTGGTCGTCAACTTTTCTCCAGGTAAGCAAAATACATCAGAGAATTCATTAATTAAGTTTTTAAGTTTTGGTTTTACGCTGGGTAAGACTTGGTCCATGttaatttctgaaaagattttaCTCAATCGTGTGTCCCGGTCCTTCTGAGGAACGTTGCTCCCGTTTTAGGTTTAATGTAATCATCTAACAAGTCGATTTTTGGTTCAAAGTGTGTAATAGCCACTTGTTTGAAGGTggtatttacaatttttacatatGGAGCACTTTGTGAAACAATAGTGTTTGCACAGAACACTCCAGGGAGGATTTCCTGTGATAATACTACTGATTCGGCTGTAACATtaagatttggaaattttctgaccACTTCGCATCTCGCTGGAATGATGATGCTGTTGTTAAATTTATCTTCGATTGGTACTGATACCAAACAATTATTGAAACTAAAGTTGAGCAACCAGTTCTCGTAGTCTAGGGTGCATCTATATTTAACGAAAAATCCTGACCTAATATACCGTCGGTTAATATCGGAAAGTCGTTCCCGACTATCTGAAGTGTATGTTCTAACGTTAAACCATTAGCGAAGGTTATACAGGTTTGAGCCTCGCCCACTGTATTGGTAAAACCTTCTGTAATGCCTGTCACTTTAAATATTTTGCAAAATCAAATGGTTGCGTGGGGcttaattttctttgtttaatGATGGAAATTTCTGCCCCTGAGTCTACTATAAATGTACATTTGGACGATTGGACATACAGTGTCACAAAATTGGCTGCACTGGTGTTGATTGTGTATACTAATTTTGTGGGGTCATGAACTGACCCGGGTGCCCTAAAAAAGCGTTATTTTGCATCGAGCCACCTGGTTGCATAACCGGGCCTCCCGGTGGCATCGTCAACATTCCTTGTTGTTGGTTTCCTACCACTGCCATCGGAGTATTGAATGGCATTGGCACTTGCATTGCTTGCTCCTGCGCGCTCGCTGTGAAAATGTTTCTCGTATTGAAATTTGATCTTCCGCGCTGGAAACGGTTATTATTATACCCGTAATACCGTCGTTGTGGCGGTTGATTGAATTGTGATTGATTAAATTGTGAGCGGTGTTGTTGCGGCCGACCGCCTCTGAAACGGTTGTTCGAATAATTTCTAGGGTAGTAATTTGAATCTCTATTGCTGGAACTTTGGTTTCTGTAGTTTCCGCGGTAGTTCCTAGAGTGTTGTCCTTGATTACTATGTGTATTGGCATCGCGTGTGTTGAACGAGAGTACCTGAGCATGTTGGTTGTTATTGTTTGAATTTTCCAACATTTTTGTGTCGCATCTTTTATGTCATTGAAAGTCCCTgctttcaatataattttattatccTGGGAGTTGGTACCATTAATTAGGGTTTCAACGCCCGTTTTTGTTGCCATGCTGTTTGCTAATTGCACGGGAATACCCTGCTCGATGTAGACCGCCTTCAGTTTGTTTGTAAGCGTGTCTACTTCGTCGCAAAAATTTTCTACAGATCCTTTCTGCTTAACCGCTCTCAGTTTTGCCACCACATTGTCTGGTGTGATTTTGCTAGCGCATCGTTGTTTGACGTTTTGCGCTAGTTCGTCAATTGTGTTGAGGTTTTCTGGTAATCCCAGCCTGGCTTTGCCAGTAAGACGtgttttcaagaattttatggCCCTGGGTACCATATTGTTTGCTGTTATCTCCTCTAACAAGCTAGTGGCATCCAAAATGCGTCCAGCCCTCGGCAGAGCCGTCGTACAGCTGCACGAGTGCTGTAGCAGTTTTGATGTCAAAAGTTTCGTTAGGTGTCTCGGAAGGCATGATTGAAATGGTGGTAGGGTTCTGCTTGCTAATTGGGGTTGGATTAGACGTGATGGAAACGGTGGGGAATTTTCCCACGTTCTGAAGTTTCCACTTAACCTTTTACAAAAATTATCGAGTTTGCTACAGACTTTAGAGTAGGTTTGGCCGGAGTGGAAATTTGcgtatttttcacaatttgtgTATTTTCTAAGATTTTAGTACATTCCATGTATCGAGCCTTTAACGCTTGGTAAATGTTCACTTCGTCGTTCCACTGTGTATCCGAAAGACAACGCCTGTTTTTGTTTAAGACCGATttatattcatttaaaaatctTTGAGTATTTCGCCCTTTTCTAGTATTCCCTGTAGAGACCGAGGACGTTTTatattcttcaacaaatttgtATGTTCCTTCTAACGTACTCATCGATCGTTCTCAGTCTATTCATTTAGTTTCAAATAAAAGGATTTTacatttataacaaatttttaattgtcgTTGAAAGAATTTTAGTATTGTTTTTCCACATCACACTAGTCCATCATTGCTTATCATatgaattataaatatattctagcacttttttttttcatacctgtATGTTTTTCACTACTTCGTATAACGGTATTACTGCTACCACGGTTGCTGGCACCGGCAGTCTTCAGGGTGGTCAGGTTTGACCGTTCGCCCCTGACAATGTGTGATGTCTCCGCACTCGTTGTAGCGTCTCGTAGGGTGGTCTGGCTTCGACCGTTCGCCCCTTGTTGTGATGATTGGATGTTGCTAACTACGGCTGACTTATTGCATTTCACTATCCTTCACCGCGCTGGCTTGCGCTGTCGCTATGATTATTTTGATCAGTTTTGCTTGTTCACTTTTCTTCTTTTGTTGTTTGTGTTTGTATAGCGCAATGATGATTGTAAGCACTATCACCGCTATCGCTAACGTGGCGATTATTGCTAAGTACATAACGTTTTCATTGATGTTAAATTGTTCCATTGGCACTTGTAAGTATTCCTCACTTTCGGTAGTTTCCACTAAATGAGTGGACGTACTGCCCTCTGTTGTCGTCGTCACTATTATGGGCCAACAGCCCCTTACGCCGCACGCGAGTTTTATCATTAGTTCGTTTTTCTGCGTGTGCACTTTTGTTCTCACTGTGTGCGTATGTTATTTAATTGGATCTCCGCCTGGGCGGCTTGTCGGATTTTCGCACTTGTGA
Encoded proteins:
- the LOC134219793 gene encoding uncharacterized protein LOC134219793 isoform X3, yielding MKCLRSRLVVHILILLAITLATVVRCQDEQQATTEVTDGGAAVGADDVEDYLVSGLRLEHELVKEQADEPSTRTSGESFVAIHVDALGAKEQLRPSLRGLSIIAISFLPKDFTLQEVQSATREVVAGVRYELVVKALDREQLEVYCKLTVLEKPWLTTEIGDKYRTLEYSNCTSGEETTERVEIVTKLHPMFDPSLRSQQEMNPSRFKDLVSQIIIEKKLVVSSTPNSEVILTTTTEKSSTPVLSESSKDVLDQLFMFGSQAQPPRRIATSTNEREKEVDEELIIPKKVVQPQSEVTTTETAPLETTTISLDQQVQFTFEEVFKTHQEIQKALDEVIHRGGGREVQQKYEPVFASLLQKVKTSIDNYYRTVNPGGGDANVDTAAFVIRDKSNDSDDQQQQQLIQPDFSLQTSKPPKIDSIVMHFSDDSDEQQQETVQRTQTREELIRDLNVDDSQQRNKRAPGSHSFEHKPFDSNPFFGSHSHESHEQHGYNPLINFSPYNALDPYNSVDRYLEYPYHRNKRFVEMNLAEADPKQTSEIEKVVSEAIQMLDHMDADLFKRILLEVISVKRINQFGSAVEQKGDLYVARVVTANSHCVEEIEDSVKCKSLLIDGSNKFCTLEIRDKDKEVRLVKSECVPNKLLGGLHEVDLTEPEHQQRIQAGLKGYAKGKNRASRFIIRCGTVQIVAGTIHRYTVDLVDKDDQVTNTCSVKIYTPLRDTPEYTFNCQDVSRRVARDVERKKLSKGPKTGAPLELTPEEFGKSEHTERIQSILLTAGGENNERKYKIVEATQQVVAGTLYTYKLVFTDDPDKRVCKLTSHERPWLKEKSPAEAKKVSFSCPDVNKDRSKREVCAGCPAALSSNDLQDDEHKQRVNKILLAKVVGSPGELESLSPQIINATSQVVQGTLYTYFVSFDLQGSRQICKMTSWERLWLKGDDAYQYTASCTEQVDSNAVRKRSKRSFCVGCQAGLSSEELKSPEHKGRVIKILLSKVAGSEAQLQTMSPELINATSQVVQGTLYTYFVGYIVDGARKVCKLTSWERPWLSGDEAYQYTAECGSEQDDTYTLRKRRSRSKRGSKSSRADESTVARVRRHAKKTGASNELSAEDLKDRSHIERIKAGLVAYNTEKSKSYDDFEIVKGSVQLVAGSLYKYTFKVKGEPEVVCKISVWERIWMDTQEQRKYNVKCDGDDEPEKDQSLTNAKRSIRSIRPRQSDGDGEGHYSKGEDHARHLFEKFKLKHSRQYQSSLEHEMRFRIFKNNLFKIEQLNKYEQGTAKYGITHFADMTSAEYRQRTGLVVPRDGSDNHVGNPMAEIDEHMEVPDAFDWRQLGAVSQVKNQGNCGSCWAFSVVGNIEGLNQIKTKVLEEFSEQELLDCDAVDSACQGGYMDDAYKAIEKIGGLELESDYPYIAKKQKTCHYNSTKVHVRVKGAVDLPKNETAIAQYLVANGPISIGLNANAMQFYRGGISHPWRPLCSKKNLDHGVLIVGYGVKEYPMFNKTMPFWIVKNSWGPKWGEQGYYRIFRGDNTCGVSEMASSAVLE